A stretch of Actinomadura rubteroloni DNA encodes these proteins:
- a CDS encoding SDR family NAD(P)-dependent oxidoreductase, which yields MGRLSGRRAVVTGGANGVGRGIATAFAREGCDVFFTALSDASAARETAAELREHGVRAEYLLLDGADPAAPGRLMDEATRALGLIDVLVNNAATLTRTAYLDITPEQYDQVMTVNLRFPFFLTQAFAARLRAAGAPGSVINISSISATKAVSAMAHYQCSKAGLSMLTRGAAYELAPDGIRVNTISPGLTATKANAAQWRDDPGVWHERSKDIPLGRPGRPGDLAGAAVFLASAESAWMTGGDIVVDGGSAAV from the coding sequence ATGGGCAGGTTGAGCGGACGGCGCGCGGTCGTCACCGGCGGCGCCAACGGCGTCGGACGCGGAATCGCCACCGCGTTCGCCCGCGAGGGATGCGACGTCTTCTTCACCGCGCTGAGCGACGCGTCCGCCGCCCGGGAAACGGCCGCCGAGCTGCGCGAACACGGCGTCCGCGCCGAGTACCTGCTGCTCGACGGCGCCGACCCGGCCGCCCCCGGCCGCCTCATGGACGAGGCGACCCGCGCGCTCGGACTCATCGACGTCCTGGTGAACAACGCCGCGACCCTGACCCGCACCGCGTACCTCGACATCACCCCGGAACAGTACGACCAGGTCATGACGGTCAACCTTCGGTTCCCGTTCTTCCTGACGCAGGCGTTCGCCGCCCGTCTGCGCGCCGCAGGCGCCCCGGGCAGCGTCATCAACATCAGCTCGATCAGCGCGACGAAGGCGGTCAGCGCGATGGCGCACTACCAGTGCAGCAAGGCCGGGCTGTCGATGCTGACGCGCGGCGCGGCCTACGAGCTGGCGCCGGACGGCATCCGCGTCAACACGATCTCCCCCGGCCTCACCGCGACCAAGGCCAACGCCGCGCAGTGGCGCGACGATCCCGGCGTGTGGCACGAGCGCAGCAAGGACATCCCGCTCGGCCGGCCCGGACGACCGGGCGACCTCGCCGGGGCCGCCGTCTTCCTCGCCTCGGCCGAGTCGGCGTGGATGACCGGCGGCGACATCGTGGTGGACGGCGGCAGCGCGGCCGTCTGA
- a CDS encoding cytochrome P450, with translation MTESAPTSGIRAEFRLPDLTLPFPPPAPRPDGDRLRAETCDRALRRGVLGPRGHQRLMTGRNLDLGVALTGAAEPGRARVVLDWFLWVLLLDDRIDDGPWAQDGMLAAFTESALAIVRGVPDPAHRAHDDEPMLADLAGDLWPRTAALADAAWRHRFGEHLARHLWAQCDQVERRTAGKPMEVRGYVAARRDLFGADLFFDLMEAADGRVLSARERPAVLRASAADVLAWTNDVYSLEKDLAFGEPANLVCLLRDERGGSWQDAVDAAHRMIVERAGEFRSARRAADPAYAGRLADVLAASLDWHRSVPRYHWQAAERVDTRQSPPSLLWPSFETDPYALYERLRDDFPLVRDEPLDAWLVSRHADVRAALTEPRLTPRNYAWQLAPMFGPTVLQMEGREHAAHRAFLTPAFRGRALDRLAASVRATAERLAGDVAARIADGDDADLVEAFTRRLPIDVVVRALGLPAEDAPLFQDWYRAGFSYLGNYRQDPATLARGLTSRDELYAYLEPHVAERRARPADDLLSVLCTVRVDGELLPDSMVKGFCGALLGAGGETTDRALASLLANLLQAPHVLAELRADPGLAGAVWAESLRRNPPVHVVLRQADGPVDLPCGRVPDGATVACLVGSANRDPRRFEDPDRFDPRRSAAVEREFTGASTHLAFGAGRHFCLGAQLARMEAEIAVTVLLERLPDLRWADGFAPVETGLLTRAPDELLVAAR, from the coding sequence GTGACCGAGAGCGCCCCGACGTCCGGAATCCGAGCCGAATTCCGGCTTCCGGACCTGACCCTGCCCTTCCCCCCGCCCGCGCCCCGCCCCGACGGCGACCGGCTGCGCGCCGAGACGTGCGACCGGGCGCTGCGCCGGGGAGTCCTCGGCCCGCGCGGCCACCAACGCCTGATGACGGGCCGCAACCTCGACCTCGGGGTGGCGCTCACCGGCGCCGCCGAACCCGGCCGCGCCCGCGTCGTCCTCGACTGGTTCCTGTGGGTGCTGCTGCTGGACGACCGCATCGACGACGGCCCCTGGGCGCAGGACGGGATGCTCGCCGCGTTCACCGAGTCCGCGCTCGCGATCGTCCGGGGCGTCCCCGACCCGGCGCACCGCGCCCACGACGACGAGCCCATGCTCGCCGACCTCGCCGGCGACCTGTGGCCGCGCACCGCCGCGCTCGCCGACGCGGCCTGGCGGCACCGGTTCGGCGAGCACCTGGCCCGCCACCTGTGGGCGCAGTGCGACCAGGTGGAGCGCCGCACGGCGGGCAAGCCGATGGAGGTGCGCGGCTATGTCGCGGCCCGGCGCGACCTGTTCGGCGCGGACCTGTTCTTCGACCTCATGGAGGCCGCCGACGGACGCGTCCTGTCGGCGCGCGAGCGGCCCGCCGTCCTGCGCGCGAGCGCCGCCGACGTCCTGGCCTGGACCAACGACGTCTACTCGCTGGAGAAGGACCTCGCGTTCGGCGAGCCGGCGAACCTCGTCTGCCTGCTGCGCGACGAGCGCGGCGGGTCCTGGCAGGACGCGGTCGACGCGGCCCACCGGATGATCGTCGAGCGGGCCGGGGAGTTCCGCTCGGCGCGCCGGGCCGCCGACCCCGCCTACGCCGGACGGCTCGCGGACGTGCTCGCCGCCTCGCTGGACTGGCACCGGTCCGTCCCGCGCTACCACTGGCAGGCCGCCGAGCGGGTCGACACGCGCCAGTCGCCGCCGAGCCTGCTCTGGCCGTCGTTCGAGACCGACCCGTACGCGCTGTACGAGCGGCTGCGCGACGACTTCCCCCTCGTCCGCGACGAGCCGCTGGACGCGTGGCTGGTCAGCCGGCACGCCGACGTCCGGGCCGCGCTGACCGAGCCGCGCCTCACCCCGCGCAACTACGCCTGGCAGCTCGCGCCCATGTTCGGCCCGACCGTCCTGCAGATGGAGGGACGCGAGCACGCGGCGCACCGCGCGTTCCTGACCCCGGCGTTCCGGGGGCGGGCGCTGGACCGGCTCGCGGCGTCGGTGCGCGCGACGGCGGAGCGGCTCGCCGGCGACGTCGCGGCGCGGATCGCCGACGGGGACGACGCCGACCTGGTCGAGGCTTTCACCCGGCGGCTCCCGATCGACGTCGTCGTGCGGGCGCTCGGCCTGCCCGCCGAGGACGCGCCGCTGTTCCAGGACTGGTACCGCGCCGGGTTCTCCTACCTCGGCAACTACCGGCAGGACCCGGCGACGCTCGCGCGCGGCCTGACCTCCCGCGACGAGCTGTACGCCTACCTGGAGCCGCACGTCGCCGAGCGGCGCGCACGGCCCGCCGACGACCTGCTGTCGGTGCTCTGCACCGTCCGCGTGGACGGCGAACTGCTGCCCGACTCGATGGTCAAGGGATTCTGCGGCGCGCTGCTCGGCGCGGGCGGCGAGACGACGGACCGGGCGCTGGCGTCGCTGCTGGCGAACCTGCTCCAAGCGCCGCACGTCCTCGCCGAACTACGTGCCGATCCGGGGCTGGCGGGCGCGGTGTGGGCGGAGTCGCTGCGCCGCAACCCGCCCGTCCACGTGGTGCTGCGGCAGGCGGACGGGCCGGTCGACCTGCCGTGCGGGCGCGTCCCCGACGGGGCGACGGTGGCGTGCCTGGTGGGGTCGGCCAACCGCGACCCGCGCCGGTTCGAGGACCCGGACCGGTTCGACCCGCGCCGGAGCGCGGCGGTGGAACGGGAGTTCACCGGCGCGTCCACGCATCTGGCGTTCGGCGCGGGCCGCCACTTCTGCCTCGGCGCGCAGCTCGCGCGGATGGAGGCCGAGATCGCGGTGACCGTCCTGCTGGAACGCCTGCCGGACCTGCGCTGGGCCGACGGGTTCGCGCCGGTCGAGACGGGCCTGCTGACGCGGGCGCCCGACGAGCTGCTCGTCGCGGCGCGCTGA
- a CDS encoding MFS transporter, with amino-acid sequence MERRWTVLAVCCLSLFLVGLDTTIVNVGLPAIGAGLGLGTHGLEWTVDAYTLAFAGLLVSSGALADRFGRRRVFRLGLVVFGGASAVCALAPDAGVLVAARVAQGAGASMLSPVALAIVVNVMTDARERARAIGVWAAVFGVSMAAGPLAGGALVAAAGWRSVFWINVPVVAAALVLTALVVPESRAERPRRLDGLGQALLALVAGGAVAVLIEGPRVGWGSPAALAGYGVVAVAAVALGRVETRRDEPLIDPRLFRRPSFAAAVAGAVAVFAALGATLLLNTLYLQHARGLSPLATGLVTLPMALAATVCAPLSGVLTGRHGPRPPLLLAGAFLTAGGLPLARLGDDTDIRLIALAYLLIGIGFGFANAPITNTAVGGLPRARAGVAGGITSTARQLGAAVGVAVAGGLVTGAPTARLAEATRPAWLLVAGCGLVVLLVAVVSSVDGQQRPQLHDRDGDPAPVKA; translated from the coding sequence ATGGAACGGCGCTGGACGGTCCTGGCGGTCTGCTGTTTGAGCCTCTTCCTCGTCGGGCTCGACACCACGATCGTGAACGTCGGACTGCCCGCGATCGGCGCGGGCCTCGGCCTCGGCACGCACGGCCTGGAATGGACGGTCGACGCCTACACGCTCGCGTTCGCGGGGCTGCTGGTCTCGTCGGGCGCTCTGGCCGACCGGTTCGGGCGCCGCCGCGTGTTCCGTCTCGGGCTCGTCGTGTTCGGTGGCGCGTCGGCGGTGTGCGCGCTCGCCCCGGACGCCGGCGTGCTCGTCGCGGCGCGCGTCGCGCAGGGCGCGGGCGCGTCGATGCTGAGCCCGGTGGCGCTCGCGATCGTCGTCAACGTGATGACCGACGCGCGGGAGCGCGCCCGCGCGATCGGCGTGTGGGCGGCGGTGTTCGGCGTCAGCATGGCGGCCGGGCCGCTCGCGGGCGGCGCGCTGGTCGCGGCGGCGGGCTGGCGGTCGGTCTTCTGGATCAATGTTCCGGTTGTCGCGGCGGCGCTCGTGCTCACGGCGCTCGTCGTCCCGGAGTCCCGCGCGGAGCGCCCGCGCCGCCTGGACGGCCTCGGCCAGGCACTGCTGGCGCTCGTCGCGGGCGGCGCGGTCGCCGTGCTGATCGAGGGCCCGCGCGTCGGCTGGGGCTCGCCCGCCGCGCTCGCCGGCTACGGCGTCGTGGCCGTCGCGGCGGTAGCGCTCGGACGGGTCGAGACGCGCCGCGACGAACCCCTGATCGACCCACGCCTGTTCCGGCGCCCGTCGTTCGCCGCCGCCGTAGCCGGGGCGGTCGCGGTGTTCGCCGCCCTCGGAGCGACGCTGCTGCTCAACACCCTCTACCTCCAGCACGCACGCGGGTTGTCCCCCCTCGCGACGGGTCTCGTCACGCTCCCGATGGCGCTGGCGGCGACCGTGTGCGCGCCGCTGTCCGGCGTCCTCACCGGACGGCACGGCCCGCGCCCGCCGCTGCTGCTCGCCGGCGCCTTCCTCACGGCGGGCGGCCTCCCGCTCGCACGGCTCGGCGACGACACCGACATCCGACTCATCGCACTCGCCTACCTGCTGATCGGAATCGGCTTCGGATTCGCGAACGCCCCGATCACCAACACGGCCGTCGGCGGCCTCCCGCGCGCCCGCGCCGGCGTCGCCGGCGGCATCACCTCGACCGCGCGCCAGCTCGGCGCGGCCGTCGGCGTCGCCGTCGCGGGCGGGCTCGTCACCGGCGCGCCGACCGCCCGCCTCGCCGAAGCGACCCGCCCCGCCTGGCTGCTGGTGGCGGGCTGCGGCCTGGTCGTCCTGCTCGTGGCGGTCGTCTCATCCGTTGACGGTCAGCAGCGGCCGCAACTCCACGACCGGGACGGCGACCCCGCCCCGGTCAAGGCTTGA
- a CDS encoding alpha/beta hydrolase codes for MTETTNDLAELKQYVEVHARGQRMAPDHYRAILGRIDSDDDGPGSWAVEWTRAGERLEGAGDLLGASRHYAMARFPFVNGEARRAAHERGLAVFDRWRKDVPGIERLDLDLPDGTVRCWTSGLSTTDRKPLLIVSGGIVTVKEQWAAVLARGARLGLAGVVIELPGVGENTLPYSARSSSLLSAILDELADRADVGTTYALAMSFSGHLALRAAAGDQRIKGVVTTCAPISAFFTDTAWQARVPRITTDTLAHLVGTKPSQVYDEIRDWALPAETLENLTIPVAYAASLRDEIIPQDEVRLLREHVRTLGVVAYDDVHGSPAHTGEVGLWTILSILKMAGGRQVPRALLTASLTAQKARRRFGL; via the coding sequence GTGACCGAGACGACCAACGACCTCGCCGAGCTGAAGCAGTACGTCGAGGTCCACGCGCGCGGGCAGCGGATGGCGCCCGACCACTACCGGGCCATCCTCGGACGGATCGACAGCGACGACGACGGGCCGGGTTCGTGGGCCGTCGAGTGGACGCGCGCCGGGGAGCGGCTGGAGGGCGCGGGCGACCTGCTCGGCGCGTCCCGCCACTACGCGATGGCGCGCTTCCCGTTCGTGAACGGCGAGGCGCGGCGCGCGGCGCACGAGCGCGGGCTCGCGGTGTTCGACCGGTGGCGCAAGGACGTCCCGGGCATCGAGCGCCTCGACCTGGACCTCCCGGACGGCACCGTCCGCTGCTGGACGAGCGGCCTGTCCACGACGGACCGCAAGCCGCTGCTCATCGTCTCCGGCGGGATCGTGACGGTGAAGGAGCAGTGGGCGGCCGTCCTCGCGCGCGGCGCGCGGCTCGGGCTGGCGGGCGTCGTCATCGAGCTGCCGGGCGTCGGCGAGAACACGCTGCCGTACTCGGCGCGGTCGTCGTCGCTGCTGTCGGCGATCCTGGACGAGCTGGCCGACCGCGCCGACGTCGGCACGACCTACGCCCTCGCGATGAGCTTCAGCGGCCATCTCGCGCTGCGGGCCGCCGCCGGGGACCAGCGGATCAAGGGCGTCGTCACGACGTGCGCGCCGATCAGCGCGTTCTTCACCGACACCGCGTGGCAGGCGCGGGTGCCGCGCATCACGACGGACACGCTCGCGCACCTGGTCGGGACCAAGCCGTCGCAGGTCTACGACGAGATCCGCGACTGGGCGCTGCCGGCCGAGACGCTGGAGAACCTGACGATCCCCGTCGCGTACGCGGCGAGCCTGCGCGACGAGATCATCCCGCAGGACGAGGTACGGCTGCTGCGCGAGCACGTCCGGACGCTGGGCGTGGTCGCCTACGACGACGTCCACGGCTCCCCCGCGCACACCGGAGAGGTCGGCCTGTGGACGATCCTGTCGATCCTCAAGATGGCGGGCGGACGGCAGGTCCCGCGCGCCCTGCTGACGGCGTCGCTCACCGCGCAGAAGGCCCGGCGCCGGTTCGGGCTTTAG
- a CDS encoding acyl-CoA carboxylase subunit beta — protein sequence MRSRVAELTLLRERVAAGPNAKATQIQRDKGKLTARERVELLFDPGTFHEIEALRRHRATGFGLETKRPHTDGVVTGWGLVNGRTVFAYAHDFRIFGGALGEAHATKIHKVQDMAEAAGAPIVGLCDGAGARIQEGVTALAGYGGIFQRNVRASGVIPQISVMVGPCAGGAAYSPALTDFVFMVRDISQMFITGPDVVQAVTGEVISHDGLGGADVHATSSGVATFAYDDEESCLADVRYLLSLLPSNNREAPPADAVPADPADRRTERLLDLVPVESSRAYDMRAVIAEIVDNGEFFEVHPLWAPNVVCALVRIDGHLTGVVANQPLHLAGVLDIPASEKAARFVQFCDAFNIPLVTLVDVPGFLPGVDQEHNGIIRHGAKLLYAYCNATVPRVQVILRKAYGGAYIVMDSRSIGADLSLAWPTNEIAVMGAEGAANVIFRREITAAADPEAVRQMRIAEYKTELMHPYYAAERGLVDDVIDPAETRSALASALAMLRAKHRPLPARKHGNQPQ from the coding sequence ATGCGCAGCCGGGTGGCCGAGCTGACCCTCCTGCGCGAGCGGGTCGCGGCCGGGCCGAACGCCAAGGCCACGCAGATCCAGCGCGACAAGGGCAAGCTGACCGCGCGCGAGCGCGTCGAGCTGCTGTTCGATCCGGGCACGTTCCACGAGATCGAGGCGCTGCGGCGGCACCGCGCGACCGGGTTCGGGCTGGAGACCAAGCGGCCCCACACCGACGGCGTCGTGACCGGCTGGGGCCTGGTCAACGGCCGGACGGTCTTCGCCTACGCCCACGACTTCCGGATCTTCGGCGGCGCCCTCGGCGAGGCCCACGCCACCAAGATCCACAAGGTGCAGGACATGGCCGAGGCGGCGGGCGCGCCGATCGTCGGGCTGTGCGACGGCGCGGGCGCGCGGATCCAGGAGGGCGTCACCGCCCTCGCCGGGTACGGCGGCATCTTCCAGCGCAACGTCCGGGCCTCGGGCGTGATCCCGCAGATCAGCGTGATGGTCGGCCCGTGCGCGGGCGGCGCGGCGTACTCGCCCGCGCTGACCGACTTCGTGTTCATGGTCCGCGACATCTCGCAGATGTTCATCACCGGCCCGGACGTCGTGCAGGCCGTCACCGGCGAGGTCATCAGCCATGACGGGCTCGGCGGCGCGGACGTCCACGCGACGTCCTCGGGCGTCGCGACGTTCGCCTACGACGACGAGGAGTCCTGCCTCGCCGACGTCCGGTACCTGCTGTCGCTGCTGCCGTCCAACAACCGGGAGGCGCCGCCCGCCGACGCGGTCCCCGCCGACCCGGCGGACCGGCGCACCGAACGGCTCCTTGACCTCGTCCCGGTCGAGTCCAGCCGCGCCTACGACATGCGCGCGGTCATCGCCGAGATCGTGGACAACGGCGAGTTCTTCGAGGTCCACCCGCTGTGGGCGCCGAACGTGGTGTGCGCTCTGGTGCGGATCGACGGGCACCTGACGGGCGTCGTCGCGAACCAGCCCCTGCACCTGGCCGGGGTGCTGGACATTCCCGCGTCGGAGAAGGCGGCCCGGTTCGTCCAGTTCTGCGACGCGTTCAACATCCCGCTGGTGACGCTCGTGGACGTCCCGGGCTTCCTGCCGGGCGTGGACCAGGAGCACAACGGGATCATCCGGCACGGCGCGAAACTGCTGTACGCGTACTGCAACGCGACCGTCCCGCGCGTCCAGGTGATCCTGCGCAAGGCCTACGGCGGGGCGTACATCGTCATGGACTCCCGGTCCATCGGCGCGGACCTGTCACTGGCGTGGCCGACGAACGAGATCGCGGTGATGGGCGCCGAGGGCGCCGCGAACGTGATCTTCCGGCGGGAGATCACGGCCGCCGCCGATCCCGAGGCCGTCCGGCAGATGCGCATCGCGGAGTACAAGACCGAGCTGATGCACCCGTACTACGCGGCCGAGCGCGGGCTCGTGGACGACGTCATCGACCCGGCCGAGACGCGGTCCGCGCTGGCGAGCGCGCTGGCGATGCTGCGGGCCAAGCACCGTCCGCTGCCCGCGCGCAAGCACGGGAACCAGCCGCAGTGA
- a CDS encoding helix-turn-helix transcriptional regulator, which produces MDAELEATLAAIGPRLRALRRDRDMTLAELSAATGISVSGLSRLESGRRRPTLELLIPLARAHRVALDQLIGAPATGDPRVHLKPLRHPRGMLVPLTQYPGRLQVFKQVITPRPRRLVTHEGYEWLFVLAGELLLVLGDRELTLGPGEIAEFDTGEPHWFGPAGDGSAEILHIFGRHGDRARVRARPDV; this is translated from the coding sequence ATGGACGCCGAACTGGAAGCCACGCTCGCCGCGATCGGGCCCCGGCTGCGCGCGCTGCGCCGCGACCGCGACATGACGCTCGCGGAGCTGTCGGCGGCGACCGGCATCTCCGTCAGCGGCCTGTCGCGGCTGGAGTCGGGACGGCGGCGTCCGACGCTCGAACTCCTCATCCCGCTCGCGCGGGCGCACCGCGTCGCGCTCGACCAGCTCATCGGCGCGCCCGCGACCGGCGACCCGCGCGTCCACCTCAAGCCGCTGCGGCATCCGCGCGGAATGCTCGTGCCGCTGACGCAGTACCCGGGCCGCCTCCAGGTCTTCAAGCAGGTGATCACGCCGCGCCCGCGCAGGCTCGTGACGCACGAGGGCTACGAGTGGCTGTTCGTCCTCGCGGGGGAACTGCTGCTCGTCCTCGGCGACCGCGAGCTGACGCTGGGGCCGGGCGAGATCGCCGAGTTCGACACGGGCGAGCCCCACTGGTTCGGGCCGGCCGGGGACGGCTCGGCGGAGATCCTCCACATCTTCGGCCGGCACGGCGACCGGGCGCGGGTCCGGGCACGTCCGGACGTCTGA
- a CDS encoding TetR/AcrR family transcriptional regulator, whose product MPERADAARNRRAVLRAAEALLAEHGREHVSLDRVAAAAGVGKGTVFRRFGSRTGLFQALLEERAHAIAAGIAGGPPPLGPGAPPGARLTAFLDALADLAARNTALLAANERACAQDRFTDPTYLRWHRHVTDLIGAARPDLDAAFCAHALLGLFDADLVGPLTADGGTERFRTSLRSLAEAILSSPRPVTG is encoded by the coding sequence ATGCCCGAACGCGCGGACGCCGCACGCAACCGCCGCGCCGTGCTGCGCGCCGCCGAGGCGCTGCTCGCCGAGCACGGCCGCGAGCACGTCTCGCTCGACCGGGTCGCCGCGGCGGCGGGCGTCGGCAAAGGAACGGTCTTCCGCCGCTTCGGCAGCCGGACCGGCCTGTTCCAGGCGCTGCTGGAGGAACGCGCGCACGCCATCGCCGCGGGCATCGCCGGCGGCCCGCCGCCGCTCGGCCCCGGCGCCCCGCCCGGCGCGCGGCTGACCGCGTTCCTGGACGCCCTCGCCGACCTCGCCGCCCGCAACACCGCGCTGCTGGCGGCGAACGAGCGGGCCTGCGCGCAGGACCGGTTCACCGACCCGACGTACCTGCGCTGGCACCGCCACGTCACGGACCTGATCGGCGCGGCGCGGCCGGACCTGGACGCGGCGTTCTGCGCGCACGCGCTGCTCGGCCTGTTCGACGCCGACCTCGTCGGGCCGCTCACCGCCGACGGCGGCACCGAACGGTTCCGGACGTCGTTGCGCTCCCTCGCGGAGGCGATTCTTTCCTCTCCGCGACCCGTGACCGGATGA
- a CDS encoding acyl-CoA carboxylase epsilon subunit produces MTPEIRVVRGAADADDLAALTVVLLALRRRAATGAEPPRRAPRAVWRHGDPGYVSPTAWAAP; encoded by the coding sequence GTGACGCCGGAGATCCGCGTGGTGCGCGGCGCGGCCGACGCCGACGACCTCGCCGCGCTCACCGTCGTCCTGCTCGCCCTGCGCCGCCGCGCCGCGACCGGCGCCGAGCCGCCGCGCCGGGCCCCGCGCGCCGTCTGGCGCCACGGCGACCCCGGCTACGTCTCCCCCACCGCCTGGGCCGCTCCCTGA
- a CDS encoding zinc-binding dehydrogenase produces the protein MRAVITDPDAPHGMRMGTVPEPEPAPDETVVEVRHAGVNHGDLRTDARPPGTVLGADAAGIVVRAAADGTGPAAGTRVMALAPGAWAERVAVPAGALAEVAAAVDLADAAAVPLAGITALRNLPAPLAGRRVLITGASGGVGRMAVQLAARGGAHVIAAVGSAERGAGLDALGAAEVVVGLDGVTEPVDLVLDNVGGPLLVAAWNLLAPGGDLRSIGWASGEPAVLPPYATFALGPARTLHSFGDVTDLAADLAELASLHASGAITAGVAWRAPWDRAADAATALATRRIAGKAVLDVT, from the coding sequence ATGCGAGCAGTGATCACCGACCCGGACGCGCCGCACGGCATGCGGATGGGGACCGTCCCCGAGCCCGAACCCGCGCCGGACGAGACCGTCGTCGAGGTCCGGCACGCGGGGGTGAACCACGGCGACCTGCGCACCGACGCCCGTCCGCCGGGGACCGTGCTCGGCGCGGACGCCGCCGGGATCGTCGTCCGCGCCGCCGCCGACGGCACCGGCCCCGCCGCCGGAACCCGTGTGATGGCGCTCGCGCCCGGCGCGTGGGCGGAGCGCGTCGCGGTCCCGGCGGGCGCGCTCGCCGAGGTCGCCGCGGCGGTGGACCTCGCCGACGCCGCCGCCGTCCCGCTCGCCGGGATCACCGCGCTGCGCAATCTGCCCGCCCCCCTCGCGGGCCGCCGCGTGCTGATCACCGGCGCGTCCGGCGGCGTCGGCCGGATGGCCGTGCAGCTCGCGGCGCGCGGCGGCGCCCATGTGATCGCCGCGGTCGGGTCGGCCGAGCGCGGCGCCGGGCTGGACGCACTCGGCGCGGCCGAGGTCGTCGTCGGACTGGACGGCGTCACCGAACCCGTGGACCTCGTGCTGGACAACGTCGGCGGGCCGCTGCTCGTCGCGGCCTGGAACCTCCTCGCGCCCGGCGGGGACCTGCGCAGCATCGGGTGGGCGTCCGGCGAGCCCGCCGTCCTGCCGCCCTACGCGACGTTCGCGCTCGGCCCCGCCCGCACCCTCCACTCGTTCGGCGACGTCACCGACCTCGCCGCCGACCTCGCGGAACTCGCGAGCCTGCACGCCTCCGGCGCGATCACCGCCGGCGTGGCCTGGCGCGCCCCCTGGGACCGGGCCGCCGACGCCGCCACCGCCCTCGCCACCCGCCGCATCGCGGGCAAGGCCGTCCTCGACGTCACCTGA
- a CDS encoding 3-oxoacyl-ACP synthase III family protein: MDLPDVHLLSSGTALPGAPISNAELAERFGGDALFAEWADTFVGTRNRHFSVDLATAEVRFRLADLGRIAAEKALDAAGLTTADVDVIVMGTSSPDQLMPATVNVIADQLGINNVPTYQLQSGCTGAVQALDVAQQALQTGRHRTALVIGGDTCTKHLDLNLDPAKLSPSELVPGLMFGDGAGAAVLSTTPTDGSAVLRKVLVRLTGLGRKPGHVVEWYGPADLADPPPSVGEDYKAIEESVPTMAVEILEEMLDDLDWKDVDYLLPPQLSGKMTDLIVKRLALPDAQEVSVVAETANTGNALPFFQLERLLPRLTDQDRAVAIAVESSKWIKGGLALEKVS; this comes from the coding sequence GTGGACCTGCCGGACGTACACCTACTCTCCTCGGGGACGGCGCTGCCCGGCGCCCCGATCTCGAACGCCGAACTGGCCGAGCGGTTCGGCGGCGACGCGCTGTTCGCCGAGTGGGCCGACACGTTCGTCGGCACCCGCAACCGCCACTTCTCGGTGGACCTCGCGACGGCGGAGGTGCGGTTCCGGCTGGCCGACCTCGGCCGGATCGCGGCCGAGAAGGCGCTGGACGCCGCCGGGCTCACCACAGCCGACGTGGACGTCATCGTCATGGGCACGTCCAGCCCGGACCAGCTCATGCCGGCGACGGTGAACGTCATCGCCGACCAGCTCGGCATCAACAATGTCCCGACGTACCAGCTCCAGTCGGGCTGCACCGGGGCCGTCCAGGCGCTGGACGTCGCGCAGCAGGCGCTCCAGACCGGACGGCACCGCACCGCGCTCGTCATCGGCGGCGACACCTGCACCAAGCACCTCGACCTGAACCTGGACCCGGCGAAGCTGTCGCCGTCGGAGCTGGTGCCCGGCCTGATGTTCGGCGACGGCGCGGGCGCGGCGGTGCTGAGCACGACGCCGACGGACGGCTCGGCGGTCCTGCGCAAGGTGCTCGTCCGCCTGACGGGCCTCGGCCGCAAGCCCGGCCACGTCGTGGAGTGGTACGGCCCCGCCGACCTCGCGGACCCGCCGCCGTCGGTGGGCGAGGACTACAAGGCCATCGAGGAGTCCGTGCCGACCATGGCGGTGGAGATCCTGGAGGAGATGCTCGACGACCTGGACTGGAAGGACGTCGACTACCTCCTCCCGCCGCAGCTCTCGGGCAAGATGACCGACCTCATCGTCAAGCGGCTCGCGCTGCCGGACGCGCAGGAGGTCAGCGTCGTCGCCGAGACGGCCAACACGGGGAACGCGCTGCCGTTCTTCCAGCTCGAACGGCTCCTGCCCCGGCTGACGGACCAGGACCGGGCCGTCGCCATCGCGGTCGAGTCGAGCAAGTGGATCAAGGGTGGACTGGCCTTGGAGAAGGTGTCGTGA